Proteins encoded together in one Candidatus Methylomirabilota bacterium window:
- a CDS encoding type II secretion system F family protein translates to AYWWVLVLLAMAGLLSWQLITRSDAGRLAVDRWLLTLPAVGNLLRKIEVGRFARTLGTLLHAGVPLLTALGVAREVAGNRVIALALGTVQEGAKRGDGLARPMAETETFPPLAIHMVRVGEETGRLEDMLGRVATAYETEIRVAVRRFIALLEPIIILALGLVVLGIVLSILLAILSINELPL, encoded by the coding sequence GCGTACTGGTGGGTCCTCGTCCTGCTCGCCATGGCGGGCCTCCTCTCCTGGCAGCTCATCACCCGGTCGGACGCCGGTCGCCTGGCGGTCGACCGCTGGCTGCTCACGCTGCCGGCCGTCGGGAATCTCCTTCGCAAGATCGAGGTCGGACGCTTCGCGCGGACCCTGGGCACGCTGCTCCACGCCGGCGTGCCGCTCCTGACCGCCCTCGGTGTCGCCCGGGAGGTGGCCGGCAATCGCGTGATCGCCCTGGCCCTGGGAACGGTCCAGGAGGGGGCCAAGCGCGGCGACGGGCTCGCCCGGCCGATGGCCGAGACCGAGACCTTTCCCCCGCTCGCCATCCACATGGTCCGGGTCGGCGAGGAGACGGGACGTCTGGAGGACATGCTGGGCCGAGTCGCCACGGCCTACGAGACGGAGATCCGCGTGGCCGTCCGTCGGTTCATCGCGCTCCTGGAACCGATCATCATCCTGGCCCTCGGCCTGGTGGTGCTGGGCATCGTCCTCTCGATCCTCCTGGCCATCCTGAGCATCAACGAGCTGCCCCTCTAA
- the gspG gene encoding type II secretion system major pseudopilin GspG, producing MIRQDRIESHLPVASRFRRDQRGFTLIELLVVVIILGLLAALVGPRFFGRVGQSKQAAARVQIELLGTALDQFRLDTSRYPTTQEGLQALQANPGNINGWEGPYLKKDVPRDPWGNPYQYKSPGERGDYDLFSYGADGQPGGEGENADVTSWGSESKQK from the coding sequence ATGATCAGGCAAGATCGGATCGAGTCGCACCTCCCCGTGGCCTCCCGTTTCCGCCGGGACCAGCGAGGCTTCACGCTCATCGAGCTTCTGGTGGTCGTGATCATCCTCGGGCTCCTGGCCGCCCTGGTGGGACCCCGCTTCTTCGGCCGCGTCGGGCAGTCCAAACAGGCCGCGGCGCGTGTCCAGATCGAGCTCCTCGGGACCGCGCTCGACCAGTTCAGGCTGGACACCAGCCGCTATCCGACGACCCAGGAGGGCCTCCAGGCACTCCAGGCCAACCCGGGAAACATCAACGGCTGGGAGGGTCCCTACCTCAAGAAGGATGTCCCCCGGGATCCGTGGGGGAACCCCTACCAGTACAAGAGTCCCGGAGAGCGCGGCGACTACGATCTCTTCTCCTATGGCGCCGACGGCCAGCCGGGGGGCGAGGGGGAGAACGCCGACGTCACGAGCTGGGGCAGCGAGAGCAAGCAGAAGTGA
- a CDS encoding GspH/FimT family pseudopilin, with product MSRRPRGPGGQSAGFTLIEIAVVLAILSVAAALVLPAVGRGKESLRLRSEAGRVAALLREARQQAVTHRRATRVTLDRARNTVVLTAGDPDHPLRQLEMASGLRISVRTGGEVLTFSSRGITRETRWLVEGSSGRRLAVDVDAVTGRVTVGPETRS from the coding sequence GTGAGCCGGCGACCGCGTGGGCCAGGCGGCCAGTCGGCGGGCTTCACGCTGATCGAGATCGCGGTCGTGCTCGCGATCCTCTCGGTGGCGGCTGCCCTCGTGCTCCCCGCGGTGGGCCGCGGGAAAGAATCGCTGCGGCTCCGGAGCGAGGCCGGGCGCGTCGCCGCCTTGCTGCGCGAGGCCCGGCAGCAGGCGGTGACGCACCGGCGAGCGACCCGCGTCACCCTCGACCGGGCTCGGAACACCGTGGTGCTCACGGCGGGCGACCCCGATCATCCCCTCCGCCAGCTCGAGATGGCCTCCGGACTCCGCATCAGCGTGCGAACGGGCGGCGAGGTGCTGACCTTCTCCTCCCGCGGCATCACCCGCGAGACTCGCTGGCTCGTCGAAGGATCGAGCGGACGGCGACTGGCGGTGGACGTGGACGCGGTGACCGGCCGGGTCACGGTGGGCCCGGAGACCCGCTCGTGA
- a CDS encoding type II secretion system protein GspJ encodes MTLLEVLLAFSIFAVIVVVMLAGLRVGVRAWEAGERRAAVQQEMRAVIELLTEALSTAYPYRGRLGGGLERVVLFVGEAAEVRFVTTAPPLALDAPAVPFHAVTLRHTAENELRIVERLVPAEEPFGDSPHTVLSRSVTGFRLQYRDDQGLWQDKWSGQTTAALPSAVRVELTLRERGRAEKTATFLVPIALGKVAA; translated from the coding sequence ATGACCCTTCTGGAAGTCCTCCTCGCCTTCTCCATCTTCGCCGTCATCGTGGTCGTCATGCTGGCGGGCCTCCGGGTCGGCGTGCGAGCGTGGGAAGCAGGAGAGCGCCGGGCCGCCGTGCAGCAGGAGATGCGCGCCGTGATCGAGCTCCTGACCGAAGCGCTGTCCACTGCCTACCCGTACCGGGGGCGGCTCGGAGGCGGCCTCGAGCGCGTGGTGCTCTTCGTGGGCGAGGCCGCCGAGGTCCGCTTCGTCACCACCGCGCCGCCGCTGGCGCTGGATGCACCCGCCGTCCCGTTTCATGCGGTGACGCTCCGGCACACCGCGGAGAACGAGCTTCGCATCGTCGAGCGCCTGGTGCCCGCCGAGGAGCCGTTCGGCGACAGCCCGCACACCGTTCTCTCTCGCTCCGTCACGGGCTTCCGGCTGCAGTACCGCGACGACCAGGGGCTCTGGCAGGACAAGTGGAGCGGCCAGACGACTGCGGCGCTGCCGTCGGCGGTTCGCGTGGAGCTCACCCTGCGCGAGCGGGGTCGAGCCGAGAAGACTGCCACCTTCCTGGTGCCGATCGCGCTGGGGAAGGTCGCGGCCTGA
- a CDS encoding prepilin-type N-terminal cleavage/methylation domain-containing protein — MRHTPRPASSGWRASDGGAPAPRRPAARPSDLRPTAARVSARESSRAGGFTLIEVLVALIVLSVAVVAVLQLFGGGLRLARVSGDHVAATLLASAKLSELAPGPLEEGTIEGAEGLYQWTRRVAFEPALLPVQPGPGDRRTVRLARISVEVRWGKSRRVELVTLRAWSLTS; from the coding sequence ATGCGGCATACGCCTCGGCCCGCCTCCTCGGGTTGGCGCGCCTCGGACGGCGGGGCCCCAGCCCCGCGACGTCCTGCGGCGCGCCCCTCGGACCTGCGGCCTACCGCGGCTCGGGTCTCGGCCCGCGAGTCGAGTCGAGCGGGGGGGTTCACCCTCATAGAGGTCCTGGTGGCGCTCATCGTCCTGTCGGTCGCCGTGGTCGCCGTCCTCCAGCTCTTCGGGGGCGGCCTCCGACTGGCCCGCGTCTCGGGCGACCACGTCGCCGCGACCCTCCTGGCGAGCGCGAAGCTCTCGGAGCTCGCGCCGGGCCCCCTCGAGGAGGGGACGATCGAGGGCGCCGAGGGACTCTACCAGTGGACCCGCCGGGTGGCCTTCGAGCCGGCCCTCCTGCCCGTCCAGCCCGGCCCCGGCGACCGCCGGACCGTCCGCCTGGCCCGGATCAGCGTCGAGGTGCGCTGGGGGAAGAGCCGCCGGGTTGAGCTGGTGACCCTGCGCGCCTGGAGCCTCACGTCGTGA